ATTAAATCAATTATTCATGAACGAGATGAGAATGGAGATTTCAAAGACTTATCTGATTTTGTTTCAAGAATTGATGGAAGTAAGGTAAATAAAAGAGTAATAGAATCTCTTGCAAAATCAGGAGCACTAACATCTTTTGGCTACTCGAGAAGGGCAATGCTTGAACAAATAGAATCAATTTCAGAAGCTGTTGGTAATTCTATGAAAGCTAAGAAAATGGCCACTGGTTCTTTATTTGGAGATTCTGAAGAATTAACAAAAATTCAAATTGAATTAGAACATTTAGAAGAGTTTGATCAAACAGAAATATTAGAATTTGAAAAAGCATCATTAGGTTTTTATGTATCAGGACATCCACTTGATAAGTATAGAGAACAATTAGACCAAATTAACTATACATTATCATCACAAGTAGATGAATTAGCTGATGGTTCACAAGCTTTGTTTGTAGGTAAAGTTGAAAATATAGTTCAAAAAATATCTAAAAAAGGTAATAAATTTGGAATTGCATCTATAATGGATTTACACGGTACAATTGAACTTATGCTTTTTGAAAATAGAATAAAAGAATTAGAAGATGATTTTGGTATTGACTTAAAAAATCCTAGTGATTCTGAACCTATTGCATTTAAAGTAAAAATTTCAAAAGATGAAAATTTTACAAGAATGAATATTATGAAAATAGAAAATATAAAAGATGCAAAAAAAGAAAAAGTAAAAACAAAACAAAAAGAAGTAGAAGAACCACCATTGACAATAGCAATACCGTTTTCTAATGATGAAAATAGTATATATAAATTATTTGATTTAGTTGCAAATAATCAAGGGAAACGAGAATTAAAAATATTAGTCAAGTCAAAACTTGCAGATATTGAACTTGAAAGTGGCTTTAAAATTAATAGTAATATAGAAAAATTTATACCAAATATTGAAGGAGCATTTGTAGTTACATGATTAAACATATTTTATTAACAAATGATGATGGATTCGATGCCATAGGATTAAAAGTTCTGATTGAAGTATTAAAACCAATTGCAAAAATAACTGTTGTTGCTCCTGCAAAAAATAAATCTGCATGTGGGCATAGTTTAACTCTTGATAAACCATTAAGATTAGATAATGTTGAAGATGATTATTATAGAGTTGATGATGGAAGTCCAAGCGATTGTATTTTCATATCTTTAAATAATTTATTTAAAGATAACTATAAACCTGATTTAGTAATTTCAGGTATTAATATTGGTGCTAATATGGGTGAAGATATCACTTACAGTGGAACTGCAGCTGCTGCTATGGAAGCAGTATTACAAGGAATCCCAGCTATTGCAATTTCTCAAGTCTGTAGAGATAAATGTAATGATATAAAAAATGGATGGGATTTTGCCCTAGCAAAACAAACAATTGCAAACTTAGCTAAAAAAATATTAGATAATAACTTCCCATTAGAGGAAAGAAAGTTTTTAAATGTTAATATCCCACCAATAAAACCAGAAGAGTGTAATGGAGTAAAAGTTACAAAAGCTGGATATAGAGAATATGGTAATGATACGCATAGACATAATAATCCTCGAGGTGAAGAGTTTTATTGGATAGGATTA
The Poseidonibacter antarcticus DNA segment above includes these coding regions:
- the surE gene encoding 5'/3'-nucleotidase SurE, translating into MKHILLTNDDGFDAIGLKVLIEVLKPIAKITVVAPAKNKSACGHSLTLDKPLRLDNVEDDYYRVDDGSPSDCIFISLNNLFKDNYKPDLVISGINIGANMGEDITYSGTAAAAMEAVLQGIPAIAISQVCRDKCNDIKNGWDFALAKQTIANLAKKILDNNFPLEERKFLNVNIPPIKPEECNGVKVTKAGYREYGNDTHRHNNPRGEEFYWIGLHPLIWKESSDKSCDFEAIKANYISITPIMLDLTSYNDIKNIENWLNN